In Natronococcus sp. AD-5, the genomic window TCCGCGCTCTACCACGACTACAACATGCGGACGTTCGCGCCGAAGAACCTCGAGACGTTCCGGTTCCTCTAGAGTCGTTCGCGGCGTCCGCCGACGTCGGAATCGCCCGAACCGCTGCGTGAACTCTTTCTCGTACGTTTCCGTCGGTTTCCGCGTCGGATTTCGACTCGCTCGAGAGCCCGTCGCCTGCGAAACGAACGTCGTCGGAACGGGGGCAGCCGGGTGGCTGTGGCAAGCACAGCCCTTGTAGATTCGGCGTCTCCGTTTGTGGTCGAATGGTCGGAGACGAGCACTCGAACGTCGGATACCGGTCGACCGAAATCCGAAGACGCGAGCCGCCGAACGCGACGCCGGCATCTGCCTCCGAAGTCCCGGCGCCCGTCCGATCCGCCGCGGCGAAGCGACCGGATGGCGTCCCTCGGTTCGCCCGGTCGAAGAACGTGACGCGGAGACGTCGAGACCGTCGACCCGGTCGGACCGTCGATCAGTCGGGCGCCCCGAACCGTAACCGCGCGGTGATCGGGCGGTGATCGCGACCTGGCTCGTCTACGCGCTCCTCACGGCGACGATCTACGCCGGCATCGCACTGCTCTCGAAGGTCGTCAGCGGCGCGTCGATCGACGATCCGGCCGCGTTGACTATCTACACCTGCGCGCCGTTCTACGCGGTCTACGTCGCCGCCGGGCCGCTACTCGAGTGGAGCGCGATCACCGGCGGCGAAGCGCCGCTCCCGACCGGGGCGGTCCTCGCCGCGATCGCGTTCGGCGTCGTTTCGACGGTCGGGTACGCCATCTACTACTGGGGAGTCGTCGTCGGCGACGTCTCCCGGTTCGTGCCGGTGCTGGCGATCGAGACGATCTTCGTGCTGGTACTGGGCGTGCTCCTGCTCGGCGAGTCGTTCCCGACCGGCGTCTACGCGGGAATCGCGCTCGTCGTCTCCGGAGCGCTGTTCATCTCGGTCGAGCGCGACGGCGGATCGGTCGGCTCCCGCGTCGGCCCCCCGTTAGTTGCGGTCGCGCTGCTGGCGGCGGCCGCCTTCGCCGTCCTCAACACGGGGATGAAGGCGCTCACGACGGCCTTCGGGACCGTCGAGTTGCTCTTCTGGATCAGCCTCGGGGGGCTCCTCTCGCTGGGCGCTGCGGTTCCGTTCCGAACCGGCGGGCGGTTCCGACCGCGGTTGGACGCGGACGTGGCGACCGATCTCCCGGTGGGGTCGCCGGGCGAGACGAAACTGCCGCCCGGGACGGCCGTGTTGCTCGCCGCCGGCTTGCTGAACGCGCTCGCCCTGTTCACGTTCATCCGGGCCCTCGAGCACGGCCCGGTCTCGCTGGCGACCGCGATCACCAAAGTCGACGTCATGCTCGTCTTCGTCGGCGCGCTCTCGCTGTCGAAACTGGCACCCGAACTGCTGAACGAGCAGTTCGACCGGTTCACGCTGCTCCAGAAGGGATTCGCGTCGTCGATCATCCTGGTCGGCTGCGTGCTCATTCAGCTCGGTTACTGAACCGGCGGTTCGTAGCACGCGAGCGACGCGACCCGAGCTTCGATACCGTAGAAAGCCCTCCGTTCGTTCTCAGTTTCCGTCAATCGTTCCGTCGATCAGATCGGAGGGCGTAATCACGTCGAGGCCCCGGTTCTCGATGTGATCGAGCAGGTGCTTGAAGTCGTCGAGCGACATGCTGCTTTCGCCCGCGTCCTCGCCCTCGACGATCGGCGGGATCCGGATCACCGTGAGCTTCCGGTACTGATCGCAGAGGTTGATGTGGCGGCGAACGCCGCTTTGGAGGGCGGGACCCCAGATCACCGGCGTCGTGTGAATTCCAGTCGGTGGTGCGCCGGTCGGACAGGAGCCGAACAGGAATCCCGACTCGTGATGCTCCCGGATGATCGAGAGCGTGGTCGGCGTCATCTGTCGCCACTCGGGGGCGAAGAAGTGCCGCGAGCCGTCCGAGAACCCCTGGTCGGCGAGAGAGTCCCGGATACTTTCGACGACCGTCCGCTGTCGGTCCTCCGGCTGTTCGGCGAGGTCGGCGTCAGCCCGCGGGTACGAGCAAACGTCCCACCCTCGGTCCTGAAGCTGCCGTAACTCGTCGAAATCCATCCGCCCCCCACCGCCGACGCGCCTGGGATCGACCGGGACCGCGCCGGGCCATCCCCGTTCGTCTAACAGCTTCGCCGCGACGTCGAAGTGCGACCGGTGGCCGTCGTAAAACGCGAGGATCGCCTTTCCGTTGTCGACGGCCTCGGTTCGGCGGAGGTCGTCGACCAGCAGTCGAGTCGGTCCGTCCTCGGGTCCGGCAGCGACGACGTTCACCCGGGTGACGTTCGAGAGGTCCGGCTCGCCCTCCGGCTTTTGTTCGTAGCCGCAGTCGAGACGGAACCAGCCGTCGTGGTCGTTCGGCACCGATCGGACGGTGGTGAGCCGTTCGTCCCGACTCGGGGCGAGGAATTCGACGACGATCCGACTCGCGGATTCCGGCTTGACCGCCAGCGAGACGTTCCACGCCTCGAGATCGAGGCCGTCGGAGAAGGATAACCCCGCCCCGGCCGTTCCCTCGTCGCTCTCGATGACCGCCGCCTGCGAGCCGGCCCGCACCTCGTCCGGCGCGGGTTCGATCCGCCCGGTGTGTTCCCTCCACTGTTCGAGGTCCTCGAAATCGGAAATGACTTCGCCGGCCTCGATAGCGGGCCACGTTCGGTGGTTTCCGCCCCCGTCCGACTCCTTCGCTTTGCTCTCGGAAAATTCGTCGGGAAGCGTCTCGAGACAACCGGCGACAGTAGTAGAGGCTACGCCGAGGGTAGCCAGCGCGCATCGTCTGGAGATCTCTCGGTCCATACTATTCGACTGTCCAGACTCGAGTCATTTATTGATGAACCCCTTAAGCGAGATTAGACGCGCTGAGTCGCCGACGATTCGGTTCGGCTCGCCGCAAGAGTACGTTATCGATCCCGTAACCGCGTCCCCGAGGTCGGGGCCCGAATCGGTGCAGCGGTACTCGATCGGTCCCGCTCCGCGACTCGTCGTCCGTTCTCGATTCGGTACGCGTTTATCGGGCGGGAAACGGTGAGCGATCCGTCGGATCGACGAGATTTCGGAGGCGACCGAAACCGCGCGCCGCGGCGGAGCGATGGCCGCCGGAGCGACGTCGCGGCGCGCCGGTCAGGACAGTTGCTTCGAGACCCACTCCAAGTTCGTCGCGAGCGTCGCGAGCGCGATCGCCAGCAGCGAGATGAGGATCAGGAACGTCGAGACGACGCTCACCATCGGATCCAGCGACTGTCGCAGTTCGCTCCAGGCCAGCACCGGGATCGTCCGGGTGCCGTGACTCGAGAGGAACAGCGCCATCACGAACTCCTGGAGGCTGACGATGAACGCGAGCAGCGCGCCGACGAAGATCCCGTGTTTCACGTTCGGCAGGACGACGTGGGCGAACGACGAGATCGGTCCGGCGCCCAAGTCGCGGGCGGCGTCGAACTGCTGCCAGTCGAACCGGCTGAACACCGACCGCATGACGAAGTAGACGAGCGGGGTCGCCCACAGCGTGTGCGCGAGGATGACGCTCGTGTAGGTCGCGCGGAGGCCGATCTCGTTGAAGTAAACCAGCAGCGTGATCCCGAGGATGACCGGCGGGATCAGCAGCGGCAGGAGCACGAGCGGCGCGAGCGCGCTGCCGAGGCGGCCGTCGTCGAGTTCCTGGCCGAACGCGGCCGTGACGCCGAGGGTCGTCGCGAGCGCCGTCGTGCCGAGGCCGACGAGGATGCTGTTGTCGAACGCCTGCAGCCAGAGGCCGCTCGCGAAGAACTCGCGGTACCAGACCAACGAGTAGCTCTCGGGCGGGAACGCGAGCTGGCCGGACGCCGAGAACGACGTCACGACGACGACGACCAGCGGCAGGAGCATGAACGCCAGGATCGACAGGTACCCCGCCCGGAACGCGACGTTCTCTGCGGTTTCTCTACGCATACTCGAACTCACCTCCGAAGCGGTCGAGCGTGGTGAAGAGGAGAACCACGCTGGCGAGCATCGCCAGGATCATCACGACCGACAGCGCGGTCGCGGTCGGCCAGCGGAAGCCCGTCAGCATCTGCTGTTCGACCTGGATCGCGAACGTCTGATCTCCGCCGCCGCCGAGCAGCGCCGGGGCGGCGTAGGCGCCGACGCTCCAGGCGAACGAGACCACGGCGCCGACGATGACGCCGGGCATCGCCTGCGGGACCACGACCTCGAGGAACGAGCGCGGACGGCTCGCCCCGAGGTCGCGCGCGGCCTCGACGATCCCCCAGTCCATCGTCGCCAGGACGCTGTAGATCGCGAGCACGGCGTAGGGCAGGACGATGTAGACCTGCCCGACGACGACGCCGGCGGTCCCGGGGACGATCTGGATCGGCGAAGAGATGAGATTAAGCGACGTCAACACGTCGTTGAGCGTCCCGCTGGGCGCGAGCAGCGGCACGAACGCGTAGGTCTTGATGACCAGCGTCGTCAGGAGGGGGAGGACGACCGAGAACAGCAGCGCCGACTCGAGCAGTCCCTCGGCGCGCCAGATCGCGTACGCGTACAGCAGCCCGATCGCGACGGTGATGGCCGTCACGGCGAATCCCATCCCGAACGAGTAGACGACGATGCTCCTGAACAGCTCGCTCGTGAACACCCCGGCGTAGGCGTCGAGCGACCAGGTTCCTTCCGCGAAGGCCGAGGCCGAGGCACCCTCCGCGAAACTGATGCGCAGGAGGATGAGAAACGGCGCGAGGAAGATCAGCAGCTCGAACGCTACGAGCGGCAGCATGAGGAGGAACGCTCGCTTCGATCGAGAGCGCTCCCGAACCGACCCCCAGACGCGCTCGAGCCCGCCGGGGAGCGATTGTGTCGTGCCGGACATGGTTACAGTTCGACCCGCGAGCCGTCCTCGCGGAACGCGAGCACGTCGCCCCCGTTCCAGCCGATACGGATGTCGTCGCCGGCCTCGAACGCGCCCGCATCCGCGGTGGTGCGCTCGACGAACACGGACGTGCCGTCGATCGACACCGAGTAGCGGACCGTCGATCCGCGGTAGATCACGTTCTCGACCGTTCCGACGACGGAGTTCGCCGTACTCCCGTCGGCCAGCGCCGGCTTCGGTTGGCGCCCGTCGCCGGTCGACTCGTTCCCGTCACCCGCCTCGATGGAGAGGATCTCCGGACGAAGCGACAGGGTGAGCGACGCGCCCGTCTCGAGTTCGCTCGCGGTCGTCGACGGGAGCACGATCTCGCGACCCAGTTCGGTGTCGACGTGGATCGCGTCGGCGCTCGTTCGCTCGACCTCACCTGCGACGAAGTTCGTGTCGCCGAGGAACCCTTCGATGAACCGGTTCTTCGGCGACTCGTA contains:
- a CDS encoding EamA family transporter, whose translation is MIATWLVYALLTATIYAGIALLSKVVSGASIDDPAALTIYTCAPFYAVYVAAGPLLEWSAITGGEAPLPTGAVLAAIAFGVVSTVGYAIYYWGVVVGDVSRFVPVLAIETIFVLVLGVLLLGESFPTGVYAGIALVVSGALFISVERDGGSVGSRVGPPLVAVALLAAAAFAVLNTGMKALTTAFGTVELLFWISLGGLLSLGAAVPFRTGGRFRPRLDADVATDLPVGSPGETKLPPGTAVLLAAGLLNALALFTFIRALEHGPVSLATAITKVDVMLVFVGALSLSKLAPELLNEQFDRFTLLQKGFASSIILVGCVLIQLGY
- a CDS encoding polysaccharide deacetylase family protein is translated as MDREISRRCALATLGVASTTVAGCLETLPDEFSESKAKESDGGGNHRTWPAIEAGEVISDFEDLEQWREHTGRIEPAPDEVRAGSQAAVIESDEGTAGAGLSFSDGLDLEAWNVSLAVKPESASRIVVEFLAPSRDERLTTVRSVPNDHDGWFRLDCGYEQKPEGEPDLSNVTRVNVVAAGPEDGPTRLLVDDLRRTEAVDNGKAILAFYDGHRSHFDVAAKLLDERGWPGAVPVDPRRVGGGGRMDFDELRQLQDRGWDVCSYPRADADLAEQPEDRQRTVVESIRDSLADQGFSDGSRHFFAPEWRQMTPTTLSIIREHHESGFLFGSCPTGAPPTGIHTTPVIWGPALQSGVRRHINLCDQYRKLTVIRIPPIVEGEDAGESSMSLDDFKHLLDHIENRGLDVITPSDLIDGTIDGN
- a CDS encoding ABC transporter permease, which gives rise to MRRETAENVAFRAGYLSILAFMLLPLVVVVVTSFSASGQLAFPPESYSLVWYREFFASGLWLQAFDNSILVGLGTTALATTLGVTAAFGQELDDGRLGSALAPLVLLPLLIPPVILGITLLVYFNEIGLRATYTSVILAHTLWATPLVYFVMRSVFSRFDWQQFDAARDLGAGPISSFAHVVLPNVKHGIFVGALLAFIVSLQEFVMALFLSSHGTRTIPVLAWSELRQSLDPMVSVVSTFLILISLLAIALATLATNLEWVSKQLS
- a CDS encoding ABC transporter permease; the encoded protein is MSGTTQSLPGGLERVWGSVRERSRSKRAFLLMLPLVAFELLIFLAPFLILLRISFAEGASASAFAEGTWSLDAYAGVFTSELFRSIVVYSFGMGFAVTAITVAIGLLYAYAIWRAEGLLESALLFSVVLPLLTTLVIKTYAFVPLLAPSGTLNDVLTSLNLISSPIQIVPGTAGVVVGQVYIVLPYAVLAIYSVLATMDWGIVEAARDLGASRPRSFLEVVVPQAMPGVIVGAVVSFAWSVGAYAAPALLGGGGDQTFAIQVEQQMLTGFRWPTATALSVVMILAMLASVVLLFTTLDRFGGEFEYA